A part of Ktedonobacterales bacterium genomic DNA contains:
- a CDS encoding VIT1/CCC1 transporter family protein — MTVESNPTSATKELIRFLQESWRREKESERIYRELALRERDQGRQNVLERLAETEGRHAARWAEKLSELGAPLPEMRRGRLQAFRDWLNRQVGTDATLRRMEAEEDRVTARYEAQARALDDETATHLLRQMQREEESHSYIIRQMVKPAGPQSRLDILLHRESWHKRGGGWLGQAIYGANDGLGAVFGIVSGVAGYTGGSSAVLIAGLAGMLASALSMGSGAYLAAKSQREVYEAEISREQREIEADPEEEREELSLFYQLKGFSEEEAELLASRLSERPEQFLRTLAHEELGLSEETFPNPALEALSATLSTALGAFIPIVPFFFFSGYFAIGLAAIVSLVAHFAVGAAKTLVTGRSWVYSGTEMTVVGAIEAVITFGLGLLFRVG, encoded by the coding sequence ATGACGGTTGAGAGCAACCCAACCTCGGCAACTAAAGAACTTATTCGCTTTTTGCAAGAAAGCTGGCGGCGGGAGAAAGAGAGCGAGCGGATCTATCGGGAACTGGCCTTGCGTGAGCGGGACCAGGGGCGGCAAAACGTGCTGGAGCGGCTGGCCGAAACCGAAGGACGCCACGCGGCGCGTTGGGCGGAAAAGCTGAGCGAGCTTGGCGCGCCGCTTCCAGAGATGCGCCGGGGCCGTCTGCAAGCGTTCCGCGACTGGTTGAATCGGCAGGTGGGGACGGATGCGACGCTGCGCCGGATGGAGGCGGAGGAGGATCGGGTGACAGCGCGCTACGAGGCGCAGGCCCGCGCGCTGGATGATGAGACGGCGACGCATCTGCTGCGCCAGATGCAGCGCGAGGAAGAGAGCCACAGCTATATCATCCGCCAGATGGTCAAGCCAGCGGGGCCGCAGAGCCGCCTGGATATTCTGCTGCACCGCGAAAGCTGGCACAAGCGCGGCGGGGGCTGGCTGGGCCAGGCGATTTACGGCGCGAACGATGGGCTGGGCGCGGTCTTTGGCATTGTCAGCGGTGTGGCAGGCTATACCGGCGGGAGCAGTGCTGTGCTGATCGCGGGGCTGGCGGGTATGCTGGCAAGCGCGCTTTCGATGGGGTCGGGCGCGTATCTGGCAGCCAAGAGCCAGCGCGAGGTCTACGAGGCTGAGATCAGCCGCGAGCAGCGCGAGATTGAGGCTGACCCTGAAGAGGAGCGCGAGGAACTCTCGCTTTTCTATCAGTTGAAGGGCTTCAGCGAGGAAGAGGCGGAGCTGCTGGCGAGCCGCCTTTCTGAACGCCCGGAGCAGTTCCTGCGCACGCTGGCGCATGAGGAACTGGGGCTTTCCGAGGAGACCTTCCCGAATCCTGCGCTGGAGGCGCTTTCGGCTACTCTATCAACGGCGCTGGGCGCGTTTATCCCTATCGTCCCTTTCTTCTTCTTCAGCGGCTATTTCGCTATTGGCCTTGCGGCGATTGTGAGTCTGGTGGCGCACTTTGCTGTCGGCGCGGCCAAGACGCTGGTGACGGGGCGCTCGTGGGTCTACAGCGGTACGGAGATGACGGTGGTTGGAGCGATTGAGGCGGTGATTACCTTCGGATTGGGTTTGCTGTTCCGGGTTGGGTAG
- a CDS encoding AI-2E family transporter — MSDTSWNRWNSEEARATVDRWIRARDVGIAILVWVLVIFAFFWLIGRFINAVLLFAIAALLAYALLPAVTLLKRWMPRPLAVAIIYLLALGVISGLGYMIFSTAIGQLVAFGKEVPDLVKPSTPGHPSPIAQLLRPLGITDEQINATREQILGWLESSAGQIVNSAVPILTGLANGIINAILVFILSVYLVLDGPRLFRWLSIAPPHHYRTRMLFFLNTLRRTVGGYIRGQIFMSGFIGVLVGAGMAAFQVPYALLLGILAFILEFVPILGTIISGAICVLIALATRGYVIALLVLAYFIVVHVLEGDVIGPRVTGHVLGLHPIVAILALVAGTELFGIWGAVFAAPVVGLLQAILVSAWAEWRDSHPDQFQKPSTEAPEPEPEPEPAAPRSG; from the coding sequence ATGAGCGATACCTCATGGAACAGGTGGAATAGCGAGGAAGCGAGGGCGACAGTGGATCGCTGGATTCGCGCGCGCGATGTGGGCATCGCCATCCTGGTCTGGGTACTCGTCATTTTTGCTTTCTTCTGGTTGATAGGACGTTTCATCAACGCGGTGCTGCTCTTTGCAATTGCCGCGCTGCTCGCTTACGCGCTCCTCCCGGCAGTTACGCTGCTCAAACGTTGGATGCCCCGCCCCCTGGCTGTCGCCATCATCTATCTGCTGGCGCTGGGCGTGATCAGTGGCCTGGGATATATGATCTTCAGCACCGCCATCGGCCAGCTCGTCGCCTTCGGCAAAGAAGTGCCTGACCTGGTAAAGCCCAGCACACCCGGCCATCCATCCCCCATCGCCCAACTCCTTCGCCCGCTCGGCATCACCGACGAACAAATCAACGCCACGCGCGAGCAGATACTTGGCTGGCTGGAAAGCAGCGCCGGACAGATCGTCAACAGCGCGGTACCCATCCTCACCGGCCTGGCAAATGGAATTATTAACGCCATCCTGGTCTTCATTCTCAGCGTCTATCTGGTGCTGGACGGGCCAAGGCTGTTCCGCTGGTTGAGTATAGCCCCGCCTCACCACTACCGCACGCGCATGCTCTTCTTCCTCAACACGCTGCGGCGCACCGTGGGCGGCTATATTCGTGGACAGATTTTCATGTCTGGCTTCATTGGCGTGCTGGTCGGCGCGGGCATGGCCGCCTTCCAGGTTCCCTACGCGCTGCTGCTGGGCATCCTGGCCTTCATCCTCGAATTCGTCCCCATTCTCGGTACCATCATCTCCGGCGCTATCTGCGTCCTCATCGCGCTGGCAACCAGAGGCTATGTCATTGCTCTGCTGGTCCTCGCCTATTTCATCGTCGTTCATGTCCTTGAAGGCGACGTGATTGGCCCACGAGTGACGGGCCACGTCCTGGGGCTGCACCCGATTGTCGCCATACTGGCCCTGGTCGCCGGAACCGAACTCTTCGGCATCTGGGGCGCGGTCTTTGCCGCGCCCGTCGTTGGTCTGCTTCAGGCGATCCTCGTTTCCGCCTGGGCCGAATGGCGCGATTCGCATCCAGACCAATTCCAAAAGCCATCCACTGAAGCGCCAGAACCAGAACCGGAACCGGAACCAGCCGCCCCCAGGAGCGGGTGA
- a CDS encoding Yip1 family protein, with the protein MSWEPLQEPTGGQGPYFEYSPYGPATGPQMPPPNYGPYGPSSRPQMAYALAGAGTAPLSLWEAIKQLPKQYWRVLSKPGAATFAEEMGKARWDVVWAQVLGIAAISAVLASLAWIIIAGLFNVWLNSLLTRPGEPNPGADIGFFLLPAPVIGIVVFASSLGGFFLGQGFTYLLAKAFGGQGSFMAQAYTTLLFQVPIGIITSLLSLIPFVGSIGGFAGIYAYVLQVFALMPVHRLSGGKATAVVLIPVAFWTLLVFILVALYFVFIFSIINGLSH; encoded by the coding sequence ATGTCCTGGGAACCACTTCAGGAGCCAACCGGGGGGCAAGGACCATACTTCGAATACAGCCCATACGGCCCGGCTACCGGCCCACAGATGCCCCCTCCTAACTATGGCCCCTACGGCCCGTCGAGCAGACCTCAGATGGCTTATGCCCTAGCAGGCGCAGGCACAGCGCCGCTCTCCCTGTGGGAAGCCATCAAACAACTGCCGAAACAATACTGGCGCGTCCTCAGCAAACCAGGGGCCGCGACGTTTGCCGAGGAAATGGGCAAAGCGCGCTGGGATGTCGTCTGGGCGCAGGTTCTCGGCATCGCGGCTATAAGCGCCGTTCTGGCTTCGCTGGCCTGGATCATTATCGCTGGTCTCTTCAACGTATGGCTGAATTCCCTGCTCACCCGGCCAGGCGAACCCAACCCCGGCGCTGACATCGGATTTTTCCTCTTGCCTGCCCCGGTCATTGGGATTGTTGTCTTTGCAAGCTCATTGGGCGGCTTCTTCCTGGGGCAAGGCTTCACCTACCTGCTTGCCAAAGCCTTTGGCGGCCAGGGCAGCTTTATGGCGCAAGCCTATACCACCCTGCTCTTTCAAGTACCCATCGGAATTATCACCAGCCTCTTGAGCCTGATCCCGTTCGTTGGCTCCATTGGAGGTTTCGCAGGCATCTACGCCTATGTGCTGCAAGTCTTTGCGCTCATGCCGGTGCATCGCCTCAGCGGTGGCAAAGCAACCGCTGTCGTCCTGATCCCCGTCGCCTTCTGGACGCTGCTCGTCTTCATCCTCGTCGCGCTCTACTTTGTCTTCATCTTCAGCATCATCAACGGGCTGTCGCATTGA
- a CDS encoding YIP1 family protein, which translates to MSSDPTQQPGPDQSQPPTQQADSGQQLSGPIAEAQQPEPYYEYSPYGNGNSPPASGNPYPTFTDPQYLYGASQAPHYGTPLPPLPLMDAVAQLPLQYWKILRKPGARSFAEEAGKAKWNILLVQLIGYTLLAGLLGWLHLTLYPLTAQDIRATTASGVDVTNVVRAELDLISFVTGPGLLFLVPLGFFIYQGIAFGLARAFGGQGSFLTQSYAILLIYVPIGIISIALDYVPLGILPPLVVIALEIYGIVLTVFAMMGAHRLTGGKASATALLPFLGLLLLACCGFFIALFPAISSAVSPQ; encoded by the coding sequence ATGAGTTCCGACCCGACTCAGCAGCCTGGTCCAGACCAATCGCAGCCGCCCACGCAGCAGGCAGATTCGGGCCAGCAGCTATCTGGCCCAATCGCAGAAGCGCAGCAGCCAGAGCCATACTACGAATATAGTCCCTACGGAAACGGGAACTCCCCACCCGCCTCTGGGAACCCCTATCCGACTTTTACCGATCCCCAGTACCTCTATGGCGCGTCCCAAGCCCCCCACTACGGCACGCCGCTCCCGCCGCTGCCGCTGATGGACGCTGTCGCGCAGTTGCCCCTCCAGTACTGGAAAATCCTGCGCAAACCCGGCGCCCGCTCGTTTGCCGAAGAAGCGGGCAAAGCAAAATGGAACATCCTGCTCGTGCAACTGATCGGCTATACGCTCCTTGCTGGGCTGCTGGGCTGGCTCCATCTCACGCTCTATCCGCTCACGGCGCAGGATATACGCGCCACCACCGCCAGTGGCGTGGATGTCACCAACGTCGTGAGAGCGGAGCTTGATCTTATCTCCTTCGTGACCGGCCCTGGTTTATTGTTCTTAGTGCCGCTGGGTTTCTTCATTTATCAGGGCATTGCCTTTGGCCTTGCCAGAGCCTTTGGCGGCCAGGGCAGCTTTCTAACTCAGAGCTATGCTATCTTGCTGATCTATGTGCCGATAGGAATTATCAGCATCGCTCTGGACTATGTGCCCCTGGGCATCTTACCTCCGCTGGTTGTCATTGCCCTTGAAATCTATGGGATCGTGCTGACCGTCTTTGCCATGATGGGCGCTCACCGGCTCACGGGCGGCAAAGCCTCGGCAACCGCGCTGCTTCCCTTTTTAGGGCTGCTCCTGCTCGCCTGCTGCGGCTTCTTCATCGCGCTGTTCCCAGCGATCAGCAGCGCCGTATCGCCGCAATAA
- a CDS encoding RNA-guided endonuclease TnpB family protein encodes MLVPRAYKTELALTNLQVTACKQHAGAARFSYNWGLARRQEEYKATKRSLNAIDLHKELNTLKKTEYPWLYATSKCAPQEALRNLDSAFSHFFRRCQLKKTGRLRGKVGYPRPKSKKRGLGSFRLTGSIVIFPKAIQLPRLGRLRLKEKDYLPTSGVKILSATVSEQAGHWYVSVQVEQEQTVPANAGPVVGVDLGIKSLATLSDGTMIPNPRHLKRRLKKLKRFHRAVSRKVKGSKNRRKAANRLAKLYRNVANQRQNTLHHLTTHLAKTKQVIVIEDLNVSGMLKNHYLAQSIADVGFYEFKRQLLYKAAWYGSIVLLASRWEPSSKTCSGCGWVDETLTLADRTFHCQACGLVLDRDLNAAINLAKLAGSLSDSLNACGEERSGTPRKSRVKLPSKRGPRARKKQEQESSYASA; translated from the coding sequence ATGTTGGTGCCCCGCGCCTACAAGACCGAACTTGCCTTGACAAACTTGCAAGTGACTGCCTGCAAACAGCACGCGGGGGCAGCGCGATTTAGCTATAACTGGGGCTTGGCGCGGCGGCAAGAAGAGTATAAAGCCACCAAGAGATCGCTGAATGCTATCGACTTGCACAAAGAACTGAACACGCTCAAGAAGACGGAGTACCCCTGGCTCTACGCAACCAGCAAATGCGCGCCCCAGGAAGCCCTGCGGAACCTGGACAGCGCCTTCAGTCACTTCTTTCGCCGGTGCCAGTTGAAGAAAACAGGCCGACTGCGCGGCAAGGTCGGCTATCCACGCCCAAAGAGCAAGAAGCGCGGGCTGGGCAGCTTCCGGCTCACCGGCTCGATTGTCATCTTCCCCAAAGCCATCCAACTGCCACGCCTGGGACGGCTGCGCTTGAAAGAAAAGGACTATTTGCCCACGTCGGGCGTGAAGATTTTGTCTGCAACGGTCTCTGAGCAGGCGGGGCATTGGTACGTTTCGGTGCAGGTGGAGCAAGAGCAGACCGTACCAGCGAACGCTGGCCCTGTTGTCGGCGTTGACTTGGGTATCAAGTCGCTTGCTACGCTCTCTGATGGAACGATGATTCCCAATCCCAGACACCTCAAACGCCGCCTGAAGAAGCTCAAACGCTTCCATCGGGCGGTATCTCGCAAGGTGAAAGGCTCCAAGAATCGCCGCAAGGCCGCTAATCGTCTGGCGAAGTTGTATCGGAACGTTGCCAACCAGCGCCAGAACACGCTGCATCACCTCACCACTCATCTTGCGAAAACCAAGCAAGTGATCGTGATTGAGGACTTGAACGTCTCTGGCATGCTGAAAAATCACTATCTGGCGCAGTCGATAGCCGATGTGGGCTTCTACGAGTTCAAGCGGCAACTGTTGTACAAGGCAGCGTGGTACGGGAGTATCGTGCTACTCGCCAGCCGTTGGGAGCCATCTTCCAAGACGTGTAGTGGCTGCGGGTGGGTAGATGAAACCTTAACGCTGGCAGATCGGACCTTTCATTGCCAGGCATGTGGCCTGGTGTTAGACCGCGACCTCAATGCCGCGATCAATTTAGCAAAGCTGGCCGGTAGTTTGTCGGACAGCCTAAACGCCTGTGGAGAGGAACGCTCTGGCACGCCTCGGAAGTCGCGTGTGAAACTGCCCTCGAAACGCGGGCCACGTGCCCGAAAGAAGCAGGAACAAGAGTCGTCTTATGCTTCGGCATAA
- a CDS encoding helix-turn-helix transcriptional regulator, whose amino-acid sequence MTKRAAPQSQALALPRGACDQPDLVYSASELSRLELLIPDLARIPQRDVQAYALAYVEHYRDDVLQLEQEWAFLSAALTQAWRREAYPAVVYLVAGLALPAGRLANLAEAEYILRLGIEASRRTEDRAHLVAFSNRLSGLLFARGKYQEGWRLWNSSLALAEIPPAVPALWEPLASFAYIADAYLTNMLDQYLTPPRFRATIQSACQSDDPDRFAVARFVRGFYARLVNDLDNAYDDLSSALRSLALQAAGAPPVPSRQLLMLATQAELARAQGDYARSQAHTETALALAQVFSDHYTVAALLIDQGLFTYHQGQFADTRAASLRLRDLACQMETPRAYNYSRLFEQLLAGPAPELLSPAPANLAPLASDAAPTELHEPISEREREVLQLVAVGLSNQEIARRLVITPATVKKHLEHIYAKLDVHSRTAALARIRLLNLPDQTAAQNTSFGE is encoded by the coding sequence ATGACGAAACGCGCCGCTCCCCAATCTCAAGCACTGGCGCTTCCGCGCGGCGCCTGCGATCAGCCCGATCTTGTATACAGCGCCAGTGAACTGAGTCGGCTGGAATTGTTGATACCGGACCTGGCGCGCATTCCTCAGCGCGATGTACAGGCGTATGCCCTGGCCTATGTGGAACACTATCGGGACGATGTGTTGCAGCTAGAACAGGAATGGGCGTTTCTCTCTGCGGCGCTGACCCAGGCATGGCGGCGCGAAGCCTATCCCGCCGTTGTATATCTGGTCGCTGGCCTGGCCCTGCCCGCTGGCCGCCTCGCCAATCTTGCCGAGGCCGAATATATCCTACGCCTGGGCATCGAAGCCAGCCGCCGCACCGAGGACCGCGCGCATCTCGTCGCTTTCTCCAATCGCCTCAGCGGTCTGCTCTTCGCGCGCGGCAAATATCAGGAGGGCTGGCGACTCTGGAACAGCAGCCTGGCCCTGGCCGAGATTCCTCCCGCTGTTCCGGCCCTCTGGGAACCGCTCGCCAGCTTTGCTTATATCGCTGACGCCTATCTTACGAACATGCTGGACCAGTATCTGACACCCCCACGCTTCAGGGCAACCATTCAGTCTGCTTGCCAGAGCGACGACCCCGACAGATTCGCCGTCGCTCGCTTTGTCAGAGGCTTCTATGCCCGCCTCGTGAACGACCTGGACAACGCCTATGACGACCTCAGCAGCGCGCTGCGCAGCCTCGCGCTCCAGGCGGCAGGCGCGCCCCCTGTCCCTTCCCGGCAGCTCCTCATGCTGGCGACACAGGCCGAACTGGCGCGGGCGCAGGGAGACTACGCCCGCTCGCAAGCGCACACCGAAACAGCCCTCGCGCTCGCGCAGGTCTTCAGCGACCACTATACCGTCGCCGCCCTGCTCATTGACCAGGGGCTTTTTACCTATCACCAGGGCCAGTTTGCCGACACCCGCGCCGCTTCCCTGCGCCTGCGCGACCTGGCCTGCCAGATGGAGACGCCGCGCGCGTACAACTACAGCCGCTTGTTTGAGCAACTCCTGGCCGGACCCGCGCCCGAACTGCTCAGCCCCGCGCCAGCAAATCTGGCTCCGCTGGCGAGCGATGCAGCCCCCACCGAACTCCACGAGCCAATCAGCGAGCGCGAGCGCGAAGTGCTGCAACTGGTAGCTGTGGGTCTCTCGAACCAGGAGATTGCCCGGCGGCTGGTCATTACCCCGGCAACAGTCAAAAAGCACCTGGAACACATCTATGCCAAGCTCGATGTTCACAGCCGCACCGCCGCCCTTGCCAGGATCAGACTCCTCAACTTGCCTGATCAGACCGCCGCCCAAAATACGTCTTTTGGCGAATGA
- a CDS encoding WD40 repeat domain-containing protein — protein sequence MFSRHLPRWPLGLLCLCLLPMLAACGSTPAGQNSTPTLTPTPAAPTLAKALVRYSGHSAAVLSIAWSPDGKQIVSGSDDGTVQVWDAQTGKQQWKMSVDRFVFAVAWSPDGKKIAGAGFSGAITILDPATGHLLATYKGQTSFVSGLAWSPDSKELASGSEDKTVKVWNAATGKALLTYTGHSDGVERIAWSPDGTKIASASHDGTVQVWNAKTGAHLLTYADHMAPVWEVAWSPDGKRIVSSTAAAGHYPPVEANNSVKVWDAATGQTLLTYPGHQGQAYALAWSPDGARIASGGDDKTVQIWDAASGHLLLIYQGHTDIVFRIAWSPDGKEIASCGGDSTVQIWQPTL from the coding sequence ATGTTCTCCAGACACCTGCCCCGATGGCCTCTGGGGCTTCTCTGTCTCTGCCTGCTGCCAATGCTGGCGGCTTGCGGGTCTACTCCTGCTGGTCAGAACAGCACGCCGACACTGACACCGACCCCTGCTGCCCCTACGCTTGCCAAGGCGCTGGTCAGGTACAGTGGGCATTCCGCCGCTGTCCTCAGCATAGCCTGGTCCCCTGATGGCAAGCAAATCGTCTCCGGCAGCGATGACGGTACCGTCCAGGTCTGGGATGCCCAGACCGGCAAGCAGCAGTGGAAAATGTCGGTGGACCGCTTTGTCTTTGCCGTCGCCTGGTCGCCTGATGGCAAGAAGATCGCCGGAGCCGGATTCAGCGGCGCTATAACGATCCTTGATCCCGCCACCGGCCATCTCCTGGCAACTTATAAAGGCCAGACCAGCTTCGTCAGCGGCCTTGCCTGGTCCCCCGACAGCAAGGAACTGGCATCAGGAAGCGAGGACAAGACGGTAAAGGTCTGGAATGCCGCCACCGGGAAAGCACTGCTTACCTACACGGGGCATAGCGATGGAGTAGAACGGATTGCCTGGTCGCCTGATGGAACGAAGATCGCTTCCGCCAGCCATGATGGCACCGTCCAGGTCTGGAACGCCAAAACCGGCGCGCATCTGCTGACTTACGCGGACCACATGGCCCCTGTCTGGGAAGTCGCCTGGTCGCCCGATGGCAAACGGATCGTCTCCAGCACAGCGGCAGCCGGTCACTATCCCCCCGTAGAGGCGAACAACTCGGTGAAAGTCTGGGACGCCGCCACCGGCCAGACCCTCCTGACCTATCCAGGGCATCAGGGCCAGGCTTACGCGCTGGCCTGGTCCCCTGATGGCGCGCGCATCGCCTCCGGTGGTGATGATAAGACGGTACAAATCTGGGATGCGGCCAGTGGGCATCTGCTGCTGATCTATCAGGGCCACACCGATATTGTCTTCCGCATAGCGTGGTCGCCCGATGGCAAAGAGATCGCCTCATGCGGCGGGGACTCCACCGTACAAATCTGGCAGCCAACGCTATAA